In Phocoena phocoena chromosome 11, mPhoPho1.1, whole genome shotgun sequence, one DNA window encodes the following:
- the ITGA7 gene encoding integrin alpha-7 isoform X3, which yields MAGTPGRDPWGAPGICYLLGSLLAGLLFPGAVAFNLDVMGALRKEGEPGSLFGFSVALHRQLQPGPQSWLLVGAPQALALPGQQANRTGGLFACPLSLEETDCYRVDIDRGADVQKESKENQWLGVSVRSQGPGGKIVTCAHRYEARQRVDQILETRDVIGRCFVLSQDLAVRDELDGGEWKFCEGRPQGHEQFGFCQQGTAAAFSPDSHYLLFGAPGTYNWKGTARVELCVQGSADLAHLDDGPYEAGGEKEQDPRLIPVPANSYFGFSIDSGKSLVRAEELSFVAGAPRANHKGAVVILRKDSASRLVPEVMLSGERLTSGFGSSLAVADLNNDGWTDLVVGAPYFFERQEELGGAVYVYMNQGGHWAGVSPLRLCGSPDSMFGISLAVLGDLNQDGFPDLAVGAPFDGDGKVFIYHGSSLGLVVKPSQVLEGEAVGIKSFGYSLSGGLDVDGNRYPDLLVGSLADTAVLFRARPVLHVSHEVSILPRSIDLEQPNCASGHSVCMDLRVCFSYVASPSSYSPAVDGDTDRRLRGQVPRVTFLSRGPDDPKHQASGTVWLKHQHDRVCGDTMLQLQENVKDKLRAIVVTLSYSLQTPRLRRQAPGQGLPPVAPILNAHQPSTQRTEIHFLKQGCGEDKVCQSHLQLVHARFCARISDTEFQPLPMDADGTTALFALSGQPVIGLELKVTNLPSDPAQPQADGDDAHEAQLLVTLPASLHYSGVRALDPAEKPLCLSNENASHVECELGNPMKRGAQVTFYLILSTSGITIETTELEVELLLATISEQELQPVSARARVFIELPLSITGVAIPQQLFFSGVVRGESAMQSERDVGSKVKYEVTVSNQGQSLNTLGSAFLNIVWPHETANGKWLLYPMRVELEGGQGPGRRGLCSPRPNILHLDVDSRDRRRRELGQPEPREPQERPEPSMSWRPVSSAEKKKNVTLDCTRGTANCVVFSCPLYSFDRAAVLHVWGRLWNSTFLEEYSAVKSLEVIVQASITVKSSIKNLLLRDASTVIPVMVYLDPVAVVAEGVPWWAILLAVLAGLLVLALLVLLMWKMGFFKRARYPEATVPQYHAVKIPREDRQQFKEEKTGTILRNNWGSPRGGGPDAHPILAADGHPEPGSDGHPVPGTA from the exons ATGGCAGGGACTCCGGGCCGCGATCCATGGGGGGCCCCTGGCATTTGTTACCTTCTTGGCTCCCTGCTTGCCGGACTGCTCTTCCCAGGGGCTGTCGCCTTCAATCTGGACGTGATGGGCGCCCTGCGCAAGGAGGGCGAGCCAGGGAGCCTCTTTGGCTTCTCTGTGGCTCTGCATCGGCAGTTGCAGCCCGGACCCCAAAGCTG GCTGCTGGTGGGCgctccccaggccctggccctgcctgggCAGCAGGCGAATCGCACTGGAGGCCTCTTCGCTTGCCCCCTGAGCCTGGAAGAGACTGACTGCTACAGAGTGGACATCGACCGGGGAG CTGACGTGCAGAAGGAGAGTAAGGAGaaccagtggttgggagtcagtGTTCGGAGCCAGGGACCTGGGGGCAAGATTGTT ACCTGTGCGCACCGATACGAGGCGCGGCAGCGTGTGGACCAGATACTGGAGACGAGAGACGTGATTGGTCGCTGCTTTGTGCTAAGCCAGGATCTGGCCGTCCGCGATGAGCTGGATGGCGGGGAGTGGAAGTTCTGTGAGGGACGCCCCCAGGGCCACGAACAATTTGGGTTCTGCCAGCAGGGCACGGCTGCTGCCTTCTCCCCCGACAGCCACTACCTCCTCTTTGGGGCCCCAGGAACCTATAACTGGAAGG GCACGGCCAGGGTGGAGCTCTGTGTGCAGGGCTCAGCGGACCTGGCACATCTGGACGACGGGCCCTACGAGGCGGGGGGTGAGAAGGAGCAGGACCCCCGCCTCATCCCCGTCCCTGCCAACAGCTACTTTG GTTTCTCCATCGACTCGGGGAAGAGTCTGGTGCGAGCAGAGGAGCTGAGCTTTGTGGCAGGGGCCCCCCGTGCCAACCACAAGGGTGCTGTGGTCATTCTGCGTAAAGACAGCGCCAGTCGCCTGGTGCCTGAAGTTATGCTGTCCGGGGAGCGCCTGACCTCTGGCTTTGGCTCCTCGCTGGCGGTGGCTGATCTTAACAATGACGG cTGGACAGATCTGGTAGTGGGTGCCCCCTACTTCTTTGAGCGCCAAGAAGAACTGGGGGGTGCCGTGTATGTGTACATGAACCAGGGGGGTCACTGGGCTGGGGTCTCCCCTCTCCGGCTCTGCGGCTCTCCTGACTCCATGTTTGGGATCAGTCTGGCTGTCCTGGGGGACCTCAACCAAGATGGCTTCCCAG ACCTTGCTGTAGGGGCTCCCTTCGACGGGGATGGGAAAGTCTTTATCTACCATGGGAGCAGCCTGGGGCTTGTCGTTAAACCTTCCCAG GTGCTGGAGGGCGAGGCTGTGGGCATAAAGAGCTTTGGCTACTCTCTGTCGGGCGGCCTGGATGTGGATGGGAACCGCTACCCGGACCTGCTGGTGGGCTCCCTGGCTGACACTGCCGTGCTCTTCAG ggccaGGCCCGTCCTCCACGTCTCCCACGAGGTCTCTATTCTTCCAAGAAGCATCGACCTAGAACAGCCCAACTGTGCCAGTGGCCACTCGGTCTG CATGGACCTCAGGGTCTGTTTCAGCTACGTTGCATCGCCCAGCAGCTACAGCCCCGCTGTGG ATGGGGACACGGACCGGAGGCTCCGGGGTCAGGTGCCCCGTGTGACCTTCCTGAGCCGTGGCCCGGATGACCCCAAGCACCAGGCCTCAGGGACCGTGTGGCTGAAACACCAGCATGACCGAGTCTGTGGAGACACTATGCTTCAGCTTCAG gagaatgtCAAAGACAAGCTTCGGGCCATCGTGGTGACTCTGTCCTATAGTCTCCAGACCCCTCGGCTCCGGCGACAGGCTCCTGGCCAGGGGCTGCCCCCTGTGGCCCCCATCCTCAATGCCCACCAGCCCAGCACCCAGCGGACAGAG ATCCACTTTCTGAAGCAAGGCTGTGGTGAAGACAAGGTGTGTCAGAGCCACCTGCAGCTGGTCCACGCCAGGTTCTGCGCCCGTATCAGCGACACGGAATTTCAGCCTCTGCCCAT GGATGCGGATGGGACGACAGCCCTGTTTGCACTGAGTGGGCAGCCAGTCATCGGCCTGGAGCTGAAGGTCACCAATCTGCCTTCggacccagcccagccccaggctgATGGGGATGACGCCCATGAAGCCCAGCTCCTGGtcaccctccctgcctctctgcaCTATTCAGGAGTCCGGGCCCTGGACCCTGCG GAGAAGCCGCTGTGCCTGTCCAATGAGAACGCCTCCCATGTTGAGTGTGAGCTGGGGAACCCCATGAAGAGAGGTGCCCAG GTCACCTTCTACCTCATCCTTAGCACCTCAGGGATCACCATTGAGACCACAGAGCTGGAGGTAGAGCTGCTGTTGGCCAC GATCAGCGAGCAGGAGCTGCAGCCGGTCTCTGCCCGAGCCCGTGTCTTCATCGAGCTGCCACTGTCCATCACGGG GGTGGCCATTCCCCAGCAGCTCTTCTTCTCCGGCGTGGTGCGGGGCGAGAGCGCCATGCAGTCTGAGCGGGATGTGGGCAGCAAGGTCAAGTATGAGGTTACG GTCTCCAACCAAGGCCAGTCACTCAACACCCTGGGCTCGGCCTTCCTCAACATCGTGTGGCCCCACGAGACCGCCAACGGGAAGTGGCTGCTGTACCCCATGCGGGTGGAGCTGGAGGGCGGGCAGGGGCCGGGGAGGAGGGGACTCTGTTCCCCCAGGCCCAACATCCTCCACCTG GATGTGGACAGCAGGGACAGGAGGCGGCGGGAGCTGGGGCAGCCGGAGCCACGGGAGCCTCAAGAGCGGCCGGAGCCCAGCATGTCCTGGCGGCCAGTGTCCTCTGCTGAGAAGAAGAAAAACGTCACCCTG GACTGCACCCGGGGCACGGCCAACTGCGTGGTGTTCAGCTGCCCTCTCTACAGCTTTGACCGTGCAGCTGTGCTGCATGTCTGGGGCCGCCTCTGGAACAGCACCTTCCTGGAG GAGTACTCGGCTGTGAAGTCCCTGGAAGTGATTGTCCAAGCCAGCATCACCGTGAAGTCCTCCATCAAGAACTTGCTGCTCAGAGATGCCTCCACAGTG ATCCCAGTGATGGTATACCTGGACCCCGTGGCTGTGGTGGCAGAAGGAGTCCCCTGGTGGGCCATCCTTCTGGCTGTACTGGCCGGGCTGCTGGTGCTGGCGCTGCTGGTGCTGCTTATGTGGAAG ATGGGATTCTTCAAGCGAGCGCGGTACCCCGAAGCCACTGTGCCCCAGTACCACGCGGTGAAGATCCCACGGGAAGACCGGCAACAGTTCAAGGAAGAGAAGACGGGCACCATCCTGAGGAACAACTGGGGCAGCCCCCGGGGCGGGGGGCCCGATGCACACCCCATCCTGGCTGCTGATGGGCACCCGGAGCCAGGCTCCGATGGGCACCCTGTGCCGGGCACTGCCTag
- the ITGA7 gene encoding integrin alpha-7 isoform X5 translates to MAGTPGRDPWGAPGICYLLGSLLAGLLFPGAVAFNLDVMGALRKEGEPGSLFGFSVALHRQLQPGPQSWLLVGAPQALALPGQQANRTGGLFACPLSLEETDCYRVDIDRGADVQKESKENQWLGVSVRSQGPGGKIVTCAHRYEARQRVDQILETRDVIGRCFVLSQDLAVRDELDGGEWKFCEGRPQGHEQFGFCQQGTAAAFSPDSHYLLFGAPGTYNWKGTARVELCVQGSADLAHLDDGPYEAGGEKEQDPRLIPVPANSYFGFSIDSGKSLVRAEELSFVAGAPRANHKGAVVILRKDSASRLVPEVMLSGERLTSGFGSSLAVADLNNDGWTDLVVGAPYFFERQEELGGAVLAVLGDLNQDGFPDLAVGAPFDGDGKVFIYHGSSLGLVVKPSQVLEGEAVGIKSFGYSLSGGLDVDGNRYPDLLVGSLADTAVLFRARPVLHVSHEVSILPRSIDLEQPNCASGHSVCMDLRVCFSYVASPSSYSPAVALDYTLDGDTDRRLRGQVPRVTFLSRGPDDPKHQASGTVWLKHQHDRVCGDTMLQLQENVKDKLRAIVVTLSYSLQTPRLRRQAPGQGLPPVAPILNAHQPSTQRTEIHFLKQGCGEDKVCQSHLQLVHARFCARISDTEFQPLPMDADGTTALFALSGQPVIGLELKVTNLPSDPAQPQADGDDAHEAQLLVTLPASLHYSGVRALDPAEKPLCLSNENASHVECELGNPMKRGAQVTFYLILSTSGITIETTELEVELLLATISEQELQPVSARARVFIELPLSITGVAIPQQLFFSGVVRGESAMQSERDVGSKVKYEVTVSNQGQSLNTLGSAFLNIVWPHETANGKWLLYPMRVELEGGQGPGRRGLCSPRPNILHLDVDSRDRRRRELGQPEPREPQERPEPSMSWRPVSSAEKKKNVTLDCTRGTANCVVFSCPLYSFDRAAVLHVWGRLWNSTFLEEYSAVKSLEVIVQASITVKSSIKNLLLRDASTVIPVMVYLDPVAVVAEGVPWWAILLAVLAGLLVLALLVLLMWKMGFFKRARYPEATVPQYHAVKIPREDRQQFKEEKTGTILRNNWGSPRGGGPDAHPILAADGHPEPGSDGHPVPGTA, encoded by the exons ATGGCAGGGACTCCGGGCCGCGATCCATGGGGGGCCCCTGGCATTTGTTACCTTCTTGGCTCCCTGCTTGCCGGACTGCTCTTCCCAGGGGCTGTCGCCTTCAATCTGGACGTGATGGGCGCCCTGCGCAAGGAGGGCGAGCCAGGGAGCCTCTTTGGCTTCTCTGTGGCTCTGCATCGGCAGTTGCAGCCCGGACCCCAAAGCTG GCTGCTGGTGGGCgctccccaggccctggccctgcctgggCAGCAGGCGAATCGCACTGGAGGCCTCTTCGCTTGCCCCCTGAGCCTGGAAGAGACTGACTGCTACAGAGTGGACATCGACCGGGGAG CTGACGTGCAGAAGGAGAGTAAGGAGaaccagtggttgggagtcagtGTTCGGAGCCAGGGACCTGGGGGCAAGATTGTT ACCTGTGCGCACCGATACGAGGCGCGGCAGCGTGTGGACCAGATACTGGAGACGAGAGACGTGATTGGTCGCTGCTTTGTGCTAAGCCAGGATCTGGCCGTCCGCGATGAGCTGGATGGCGGGGAGTGGAAGTTCTGTGAGGGACGCCCCCAGGGCCACGAACAATTTGGGTTCTGCCAGCAGGGCACGGCTGCTGCCTTCTCCCCCGACAGCCACTACCTCCTCTTTGGGGCCCCAGGAACCTATAACTGGAAGG GCACGGCCAGGGTGGAGCTCTGTGTGCAGGGCTCAGCGGACCTGGCACATCTGGACGACGGGCCCTACGAGGCGGGGGGTGAGAAGGAGCAGGACCCCCGCCTCATCCCCGTCCCTGCCAACAGCTACTTTG GTTTCTCCATCGACTCGGGGAAGAGTCTGGTGCGAGCAGAGGAGCTGAGCTTTGTGGCAGGGGCCCCCCGTGCCAACCACAAGGGTGCTGTGGTCATTCTGCGTAAAGACAGCGCCAGTCGCCTGGTGCCTGAAGTTATGCTGTCCGGGGAGCGCCTGACCTCTGGCTTTGGCTCCTCGCTGGCGGTGGCTGATCTTAACAATGACGG cTGGACAGATCTGGTAGTGGGTGCCCCCTACTTCTTTGAGCGCCAAGAAGAACTGGGGGGTGCCGT TCTGGCTGTCCTGGGGGACCTCAACCAAGATGGCTTCCCAG ACCTTGCTGTAGGGGCTCCCTTCGACGGGGATGGGAAAGTCTTTATCTACCATGGGAGCAGCCTGGGGCTTGTCGTTAAACCTTCCCAG GTGCTGGAGGGCGAGGCTGTGGGCATAAAGAGCTTTGGCTACTCTCTGTCGGGCGGCCTGGATGTGGATGGGAACCGCTACCCGGACCTGCTGGTGGGCTCCCTGGCTGACACTGCCGTGCTCTTCAG ggccaGGCCCGTCCTCCACGTCTCCCACGAGGTCTCTATTCTTCCAAGAAGCATCGACCTAGAACAGCCCAACTGTGCCAGTGGCCACTCGGTCTG CATGGACCTCAGGGTCTGTTTCAGCTACGTTGCATCGCCCAGCAGCTACAGCCCCGCTGTGG CCCTGGATTACACGTTAGATGGGGACACGGACCGGAGGCTCCGGGGTCAGGTGCCCCGTGTGACCTTCCTGAGCCGTGGCCCGGATGACCCCAAGCACCAGGCCTCAGGGACCGTGTGGCTGAAACACCAGCATGACCGAGTCTGTGGAGACACTATGCTTCAGCTTCAG gagaatgtCAAAGACAAGCTTCGGGCCATCGTGGTGACTCTGTCCTATAGTCTCCAGACCCCTCGGCTCCGGCGACAGGCTCCTGGCCAGGGGCTGCCCCCTGTGGCCCCCATCCTCAATGCCCACCAGCCCAGCACCCAGCGGACAGAG ATCCACTTTCTGAAGCAAGGCTGTGGTGAAGACAAGGTGTGTCAGAGCCACCTGCAGCTGGTCCACGCCAGGTTCTGCGCCCGTATCAGCGACACGGAATTTCAGCCTCTGCCCAT GGATGCGGATGGGACGACAGCCCTGTTTGCACTGAGTGGGCAGCCAGTCATCGGCCTGGAGCTGAAGGTCACCAATCTGCCTTCggacccagcccagccccaggctgATGGGGATGACGCCCATGAAGCCCAGCTCCTGGtcaccctccctgcctctctgcaCTATTCAGGAGTCCGGGCCCTGGACCCTGCG GAGAAGCCGCTGTGCCTGTCCAATGAGAACGCCTCCCATGTTGAGTGTGAGCTGGGGAACCCCATGAAGAGAGGTGCCCAG GTCACCTTCTACCTCATCCTTAGCACCTCAGGGATCACCATTGAGACCACAGAGCTGGAGGTAGAGCTGCTGTTGGCCAC GATCAGCGAGCAGGAGCTGCAGCCGGTCTCTGCCCGAGCCCGTGTCTTCATCGAGCTGCCACTGTCCATCACGGG GGTGGCCATTCCCCAGCAGCTCTTCTTCTCCGGCGTGGTGCGGGGCGAGAGCGCCATGCAGTCTGAGCGGGATGTGGGCAGCAAGGTCAAGTATGAGGTTACG GTCTCCAACCAAGGCCAGTCACTCAACACCCTGGGCTCGGCCTTCCTCAACATCGTGTGGCCCCACGAGACCGCCAACGGGAAGTGGCTGCTGTACCCCATGCGGGTGGAGCTGGAGGGCGGGCAGGGGCCGGGGAGGAGGGGACTCTGTTCCCCCAGGCCCAACATCCTCCACCTG GATGTGGACAGCAGGGACAGGAGGCGGCGGGAGCTGGGGCAGCCGGAGCCACGGGAGCCTCAAGAGCGGCCGGAGCCCAGCATGTCCTGGCGGCCAGTGTCCTCTGCTGAGAAGAAGAAAAACGTCACCCTG GACTGCACCCGGGGCACGGCCAACTGCGTGGTGTTCAGCTGCCCTCTCTACAGCTTTGACCGTGCAGCTGTGCTGCATGTCTGGGGCCGCCTCTGGAACAGCACCTTCCTGGAG GAGTACTCGGCTGTGAAGTCCCTGGAAGTGATTGTCCAAGCCAGCATCACCGTGAAGTCCTCCATCAAGAACTTGCTGCTCAGAGATGCCTCCACAGTG ATCCCAGTGATGGTATACCTGGACCCCGTGGCTGTGGTGGCAGAAGGAGTCCCCTGGTGGGCCATCCTTCTGGCTGTACTGGCCGGGCTGCTGGTGCTGGCGCTGCTGGTGCTGCTTATGTGGAAG ATGGGATTCTTCAAGCGAGCGCGGTACCCCGAAGCCACTGTGCCCCAGTACCACGCGGTGAAGATCCCACGGGAAGACCGGCAACAGTTCAAGGAAGAGAAGACGGGCACCATCCTGAGGAACAACTGGGGCAGCCCCCGGGGCGGGGGGCCCGATGCACACCCCATCCTGGCTGCTGATGGGCACCCGGAGCCAGGCTCCGATGGGCACCCTGTGCCGGGCACTGCCTag
- the ITGA7 gene encoding integrin alpha-7 isoform X8 codes for MAGTPGRDPWGAPGICYLLGSLLAGLLFPGAVAFNLDVMGALRKEGEPGSLFGFSVALHRQLQPGPQSWLLVGAPQALALPGQQANRTGGLFACPLSLEETDCYRVDIDRGADVQKESKENQWLGVSVRSQGPGGKIVGTAAAFSPDSHYLLFGAPGTYNWKGLLFVTNIDSSDPDQLVYKTLDPADRLPGPAGDLALNSYLGFSIDSGKSLVRAEELSFVAGAPRANHKGAVVILRKDSASRLVPEVMLSGERLTSGFGSSLAVADLNNDGWTDLVVGAPYFFERQEELGGAVYVYMNQGGHWAGVSPLRLCGSPDSMFGISLAVLGDLNQDGFPDLAVGAPFDGDGKVFIYHGSSLGLVVKPSQVLEGEAVGIKSFGYSLSGGLDVDGNRYPDLLVGSLADTAVLFRARPVLHVSHEVSILPRSIDLEQPNCASGHSVCMDLRVCFSYVASPSSYSPAVALDYTLDGDTDRRLRGQVPRVTFLSRGPDDPKHQASGTVWLKHQHDRVCGDTMLQLQENVKDKLRAIVVTLSYSLQTPRLRRQAPGQGLPPVAPILNAHQPSTQRTEIHFLKQGCGEDKVCQSHLQLVHARFCARISDTEFQPLPMDADGTTALFALSGQPVIGLELKVTNLPSDPAQPQADGDDAHEAQLLVTLPASLHYSGVRALDPAEKPLCLSNENASHVECELGNPMKRGAQVTFYLILSTSGITIETTELEVELLLATISEQELQPVSARARVFIELPLSITGVAIPQQLFFSGVVRGESAMQSERDVGSKVKYEVTVSNQGQSLNTLGSAFLNIVWPHETANGKWLLYPMRVELEGGQGPGRRGLCSPRPNILHLDVDSRDRRRRELGQPEPREPQERPEPSMSWRPVSSAEKKKNVTLDCTRGTANCVVFSCPLYSFDRAAVLHVWGRLWNSTFLEEYSAVKSLEVIVQASITVKSSIKNLLLRDASTVIPVMVYLDPVAVVAEGVPWWAILLAVLAGLLVLALLVLLMWKMGFFKRARYPEATVPQYHAVKIPREDRQQFKEEKTGTILRNNWGSPRGGGPDAHPILAADGHPEPGSDGHPVPGTA; via the exons ATGGCAGGGACTCCGGGCCGCGATCCATGGGGGGCCCCTGGCATTTGTTACCTTCTTGGCTCCCTGCTTGCCGGACTGCTCTTCCCAGGGGCTGTCGCCTTCAATCTGGACGTGATGGGCGCCCTGCGCAAGGAGGGCGAGCCAGGGAGCCTCTTTGGCTTCTCTGTGGCTCTGCATCGGCAGTTGCAGCCCGGACCCCAAAGCTG GCTGCTGGTGGGCgctccccaggccctggccctgcctgggCAGCAGGCGAATCGCACTGGAGGCCTCTTCGCTTGCCCCCTGAGCCTGGAAGAGACTGACTGCTACAGAGTGGACATCGACCGGGGAG CTGACGTGCAGAAGGAGAGTAAGGAGaaccagtggttgggagtcagtGTTCGGAGCCAGGGACCTGGGGGCAAGATTGTT GGCACGGCTGCTGCCTTCTCCCCCGACAGCCACTACCTCCTCTTTGGGGCCCCAGGAACCTATAACTGGAAGG GGTTGCTCTTTGTGACCAACATTGATAGCTCAGACCCTGACCAGCTGGTGTATAAAACCTTGGACCCTGCTGACCGGCTCCCAGGACCAGCCGGAGACTTGGCCCTGAATAGCTACTTAG GTTTCTCCATCGACTCGGGGAAGAGTCTGGTGCGAGCAGAGGAGCTGAGCTTTGTGGCAGGGGCCCCCCGTGCCAACCACAAGGGTGCTGTGGTCATTCTGCGTAAAGACAGCGCCAGTCGCCTGGTGCCTGAAGTTATGCTGTCCGGGGAGCGCCTGACCTCTGGCTTTGGCTCCTCGCTGGCGGTGGCTGATCTTAACAATGACGG cTGGACAGATCTGGTAGTGGGTGCCCCCTACTTCTTTGAGCGCCAAGAAGAACTGGGGGGTGCCGTGTATGTGTACATGAACCAGGGGGGTCACTGGGCTGGGGTCTCCCCTCTCCGGCTCTGCGGCTCTCCTGACTCCATGTTTGGGATCAGTCTGGCTGTCCTGGGGGACCTCAACCAAGATGGCTTCCCAG ACCTTGCTGTAGGGGCTCCCTTCGACGGGGATGGGAAAGTCTTTATCTACCATGGGAGCAGCCTGGGGCTTGTCGTTAAACCTTCCCAG GTGCTGGAGGGCGAGGCTGTGGGCATAAAGAGCTTTGGCTACTCTCTGTCGGGCGGCCTGGATGTGGATGGGAACCGCTACCCGGACCTGCTGGTGGGCTCCCTGGCTGACACTGCCGTGCTCTTCAG ggccaGGCCCGTCCTCCACGTCTCCCACGAGGTCTCTATTCTTCCAAGAAGCATCGACCTAGAACAGCCCAACTGTGCCAGTGGCCACTCGGTCTG CATGGACCTCAGGGTCTGTTTCAGCTACGTTGCATCGCCCAGCAGCTACAGCCCCGCTGTGG CCCTGGATTACACGTTAGATGGGGACACGGACCGGAGGCTCCGGGGTCAGGTGCCCCGTGTGACCTTCCTGAGCCGTGGCCCGGATGACCCCAAGCACCAGGCCTCAGGGACCGTGTGGCTGAAACACCAGCATGACCGAGTCTGTGGAGACACTATGCTTCAGCTTCAG gagaatgtCAAAGACAAGCTTCGGGCCATCGTGGTGACTCTGTCCTATAGTCTCCAGACCCCTCGGCTCCGGCGACAGGCTCCTGGCCAGGGGCTGCCCCCTGTGGCCCCCATCCTCAATGCCCACCAGCCCAGCACCCAGCGGACAGAG ATCCACTTTCTGAAGCAAGGCTGTGGTGAAGACAAGGTGTGTCAGAGCCACCTGCAGCTGGTCCACGCCAGGTTCTGCGCCCGTATCAGCGACACGGAATTTCAGCCTCTGCCCAT GGATGCGGATGGGACGACAGCCCTGTTTGCACTGAGTGGGCAGCCAGTCATCGGCCTGGAGCTGAAGGTCACCAATCTGCCTTCggacccagcccagccccaggctgATGGGGATGACGCCCATGAAGCCCAGCTCCTGGtcaccctccctgcctctctgcaCTATTCAGGAGTCCGGGCCCTGGACCCTGCG GAGAAGCCGCTGTGCCTGTCCAATGAGAACGCCTCCCATGTTGAGTGTGAGCTGGGGAACCCCATGAAGAGAGGTGCCCAG GTCACCTTCTACCTCATCCTTAGCACCTCAGGGATCACCATTGAGACCACAGAGCTGGAGGTAGAGCTGCTGTTGGCCAC GATCAGCGAGCAGGAGCTGCAGCCGGTCTCTGCCCGAGCCCGTGTCTTCATCGAGCTGCCACTGTCCATCACGGG GGTGGCCATTCCCCAGCAGCTCTTCTTCTCCGGCGTGGTGCGGGGCGAGAGCGCCATGCAGTCTGAGCGGGATGTGGGCAGCAAGGTCAAGTATGAGGTTACG GTCTCCAACCAAGGCCAGTCACTCAACACCCTGGGCTCGGCCTTCCTCAACATCGTGTGGCCCCACGAGACCGCCAACGGGAAGTGGCTGCTGTACCCCATGCGGGTGGAGCTGGAGGGCGGGCAGGGGCCGGGGAGGAGGGGACTCTGTTCCCCCAGGCCCAACATCCTCCACCTG GATGTGGACAGCAGGGACAGGAGGCGGCGGGAGCTGGGGCAGCCGGAGCCACGGGAGCCTCAAGAGCGGCCGGAGCCCAGCATGTCCTGGCGGCCAGTGTCCTCTGCTGAGAAGAAGAAAAACGTCACCCTG GACTGCACCCGGGGCACGGCCAACTGCGTGGTGTTCAGCTGCCCTCTCTACAGCTTTGACCGTGCAGCTGTGCTGCATGTCTGGGGCCGCCTCTGGAACAGCACCTTCCTGGAG GAGTACTCGGCTGTGAAGTCCCTGGAAGTGATTGTCCAAGCCAGCATCACCGTGAAGTCCTCCATCAAGAACTTGCTGCTCAGAGATGCCTCCACAGTG ATCCCAGTGATGGTATACCTGGACCCCGTGGCTGTGGTGGCAGAAGGAGTCCCCTGGTGGGCCATCCTTCTGGCTGTACTGGCCGGGCTGCTGGTGCTGGCGCTGCTGGTGCTGCTTATGTGGAAG ATGGGATTCTTCAAGCGAGCGCGGTACCCCGAAGCCACTGTGCCCCAGTACCACGCGGTGAAGATCCCACGGGAAGACCGGCAACAGTTCAAGGAAGAGAAGACGGGCACCATCCTGAGGAACAACTGGGGCAGCCCCCGGGGCGGGGGGCCCGATGCACACCCCATCCTGGCTGCTGATGGGCACCCGGAGCCAGGCTCCGATGGGCACCCTGTGCCGGGCACTGCCTag